Proteins encoded by one window of Panicum virgatum strain AP13 chromosome 7N, P.virgatum_v5, whole genome shotgun sequence:
- the LOC120680518 gene encoding uncharacterized protein LOC120680518 yields MRARRWSRAALVACLVLLAAACAAESRAVPGASGKAAAAADGGRRSAFDVVVVGLVSIGLGRRWRAGGGDELVDEDKRRVPTGPNPLHNR; encoded by the coding sequence ATGAGGGCGAGGCGGTGGTCTCGCGCGGCGCTGGTCGCGTGCTTAGTGCTCCTCGcggccgcgtgcgccgccgagTCGCGCGCGGTGCCCGGCGCCAGCGgcaaggcggccgcggcggcggacggcgggaggCGGAGCGCGTTCGACGTCGTGGTCGTTGGCCTCGTCAGCATCGGGCTcggacggcggtggcgcgctggcggcggcgacgagctggTCGACGAGGACAAGCGCCGCGTGCCCACGGGGCCCAACCCGCTGCACAACAGATGA